A single genomic interval of Zingiber officinale cultivar Zhangliang chromosome 4A, Zo_v1.1, whole genome shotgun sequence harbors:
- the LOC121970387 gene encoding RNA polymerase II C-terminal domain phosphatase-like 4 isoform X4, with the protein MRKLILRKGVKNKKWRGLRLQKILKLKDWSSQLKNILVSLISLMSTSTLGKNVICPPHPGFFKGLCIRCGQIEEDESGVAFGYIHKDLRLGNVEMARLRGADLKSLLHKKKLILILDLDHTLLNSTRLVDVISDEEYLLRQIDGMKDDSDRSLFRLDSMHMLTKLRPFVHNFLKEASSLFEMYIYTMAERSYAIEIAKLLDPGKVYFDSKVITQADCTQRHQKGLDVVLGAESLVVILDDTEVVWQRHKDNLIQMERYHFFASSCRQFGFNAKSLSELMKDERESDGALATVLKILKRTHQMFFDPALGSDVSTRDVRPLLKGIRQEILQGCKIVFSRVFPSNSPAQDQPIWKMAEQLGATCCTEVDPSVTHVISTDTGTQKAHWATQNKKFLVNPHWIEASNFLWQRQKEENFSISNLPSHTIVDCTSKAQESVQ; encoded by the exons GTACATCTACTCTTGGAAAGAATGTAATATGTCCTCCACATCCTGGTTTCTTTAAAGGATTATGCATCAGATGCGGGCAAATAGAAGAAGATGAATCAGGTGTTGCATTTGGTTATATCCATAAG GATTTAAGACTAGGTAATGTGGAAATGGCGAGGCTACGTGGTGCAGATCTGAAGAGTTTGTTGCATAAGAAAAAGTTGATATTGATCTTAGATTTGGACCATACTTTACTCAACTCAACACGTCTTGTTGATGTCATTTCTGATGAAGAATATTTGCTAAGACAGATTGATGGGATGAAAG ATGATTCAGACAGAAGCTTATTCAGATTGGATTCTATGCATATGTTGACAAAGTTGAGGCCCTTTGTCCATAATTTTCTGAAAGAAGCAAGTTCTTTATTTGAGATGTACATTTATACTATGGCAGAGCGTTCTTATGCTATTGAAATAGCCAAGCTCCTTGACCCTGGTAAAGTCTACTTTGATTCAAAAGTAATCACTCAAGCTGATTGCACCCAGAGACATCAGAAAGGCCTGGATGTGGTACTTGGTGCTGAAAGCCTTGTTGTGATTCTTGATGACACAGAAGTT GTCTGGCAAAGACACAAAGATAATCTGATTCAAATGGAGAGATACCACTTCTTTGCTTCTAGTTGTCGCCAATTTGGTTTTAATGCTAAATCATTGTCTGAACTGATGAAAGATGAAAGAGAATCTGATGGTGCACTTGCGACTGTTCTAAAAATTCTGAAGCGAACTCACCAAATGTTTTTCGATCCA GCCCTCGGTTCCGATGTGTCAACAAGAGATGTAAGGCCA TTACTTAAAGGCATACGGCAAGAAATATTACAAGGGTGCAAAATAGTTTTCAGTCGAGTATTTCCATCCAATTCACCGGCCCAGGATCAACCAATCTGGAAGATGGCAGAACAATTAGGAGCAACATGCTGCACGGAAGTGGACCCATCGGTGACGCATGTCATCTCGACGGATACAGGTACCCAAAAGGCACATTGGGCGACACAGAACAAGAAGTTTTTGGTCAATCCACACTGGATTGAAGCATCGAATTTCTTGTGGCAGCGTCAGAAGGAAGAGAATTTTTCTATCAGCAATCTCCCAAGCCACACAATTGTTGATTGCACTTCAAAAGCCCAAGAAAGTGTTCAATGA